The following are from one region of the Halodesulfurarchaeum sp. HSR-GB genome:
- a CDS encoding cold-shock protein, translating into MASGTVAFFNERKGYGFIESDESEEDVFFHMEDVGGPDLEEGQEVEFEIEQADKGPRAKNLTRL; encoded by the coding sequence ATTCTTCAACGAGCGGAAAGGATACGGCTTCATCGAGAGCGACGAGTCCGAAGAGGACGTTTTCTTCCACATGGAAGACGTCGGCGGGCCTGATCTGGAGGAGGGCCAGGAAGTCGAATTCGAGATCGAACAGGCAGACAAGGGCCCGCGAGCGAAGAACCTCACGCGGTTGTAG
- a CDS encoding amino acid ABC transporter ATP-binding protein translates to MSEPLLRIENLQKSYGDEEVLHDISFEMDEGDAFVLIGPSGSGKSTLLRCVNRLTEPDGGDIYLDGELTSDSDYDVDQLRREVGMVFQDINLFAHLTALENITLGLKKVAGMDEASAEARARAELEQVGLADQADSYPAELSGGQQQRVGIARALAMDPKLMLFDEPTSSLDPELTGEVVEVMRDLAEEGMTMLVVTHEMGFARSAATQMLFLEDGSLVEQGPPEQLFDAPEEARTGQFLKRITEAESSGSL, encoded by the coding sequence ATGAGCGAGCCACTCCTCCGGATCGAGAACCTGCAGAAGAGCTACGGCGACGAGGAAGTGTTACACGACATCTCCTTCGAGATGGACGAGGGCGATGCCTTCGTCTTGATCGGCCCCAGTGGCAGCGGCAAGTCGACGCTGCTGCGCTGTGTTAACCGCCTGACCGAACCTGACGGCGGCGACATCTACCTCGACGGCGAACTAACGAGTGACTCGGACTACGATGTCGATCAGTTGCGTCGCGAGGTCGGCATGGTGTTCCAGGACATCAACCTCTTTGCACACCTCACGGCTCTCGAGAACATCACGCTGGGCCTGAAGAAGGTCGCCGGAATGGACGAAGCGAGCGCCGAAGCCAGGGCGCGGGCCGAACTCGAACAGGTCGGGCTGGCCGACCAGGCCGACTCCTACCCGGCGGAGCTCTCCGGTGGCCAGCAACAGCGTGTGGGGATCGCCCGCGCGCTGGCGATGGATCCCAAGCTGATGCTCTTCGACGAACCGACGAGTTCGCTGGACCCGGAACTCACCGGCGAGGTCGTCGAGGTGATGCGAGACCTGGCCGAAGAGGGGATGACGATGCTCGTGGTCACCCACGAGATGGGTTTTGCCCGGTCCGCGGCGACACAGATGCTGTTCCTGGAGGATGGGAGTCTCGTCGAGCAGGGACCGCCGGAACAGCTCTTTGACGCGCCCGAAGAAGCGCGGACGGGCCAGTTCCTCAAACGGATTACCGAGGCCGAGTCCTCGGGATCACTCTAA
- a CDS encoding HD domain-containing protein, protein MGVEIANAPVTDESFESMAEFVYDYLQASVENEGDGGRMRWYPWHSAEYRFNHIMNVVDLATEIARKEGANVDVVKVASLFHDIAKLEADQDVHAEAGARVAREYLQSHAQFPDSFIDQVCRAIENHSHQGDLDEVSLEAQCLIEADLLDKVGANGITLMLLRMGYEARTHMDAAEMVQRVLGRGEDARKRVQSDTAESIAHQRLKRVAWFREWLEGEVSEMSVDDEELLR, encoded by the coding sequence GTGGGGGTCGAGATAGCCAACGCGCCGGTCACCGACGAGTCCTTCGAGTCGATGGCCGAGTTCGTGTACGACTACCTGCAGGCAAGCGTGGAGAACGAGGGGGACGGGGGCCGGATGCGCTGGTACCCCTGGCACTCCGCCGAGTACCGGTTCAACCACATCATGAACGTGGTGGACCTGGCGACCGAGATCGCCAGAAAGGAGGGCGCAAACGTGGACGTCGTGAAGGTCGCCTCGCTGTTCCACGACATCGCCAAACTCGAGGCCGACCAGGACGTCCACGCGGAGGCCGGGGCCCGGGTCGCTCGCGAGTACCTCCAGAGCCACGCCCAGTTCCCCGACTCGTTTATCGACCAGGTGTGTCGAGCGATCGAGAACCACAGTCACCAGGGTGACCTGGACGAGGTATCCCTGGAGGCCCAGTGTCTAATCGAGGCCGACCTCCTCGACAAGGTCGGGGCAAACGGGATCACGCTCATGCTGCTCCGGATGGGCTATGAGGCCCGGACCCACATGGACGCCGCCGAGATGGTCCAGCGGGTCTTGGGGCGTGGCGAAGACGCACGGAAACGGGTCCAGAGTGACACCGCCGAATCGATCGCTCACCAGCGACTCAAGCGCGTCGCGTGGTTCCGCGAGTGGCTCGAGGGCGAGGTCTCGGAGATGAGTGTCGACGACGAGGAACTACTTAGATAA
- a CDS encoding transporter substrate-binding domain-containing protein → MTKQTRFDRRDFLKATGVAGTLTLTGLAGCSGNGEDGSGTTTAASMEIVAGTAPGFPPFEEKEGEELVGFDIDLLEAVVEATDYELAGWEEYEFGSLSPALQNDKIDVIAAAMTINDERDESIDFSDPYYDANQAILVANDSDFSPTELADLEGQTLGAQKGTTGESVVQDTLIPDGIVSEDQYNSYGNYVFAVEDLVNGNIDAVVLDTPVADSFVAERDVSVAFTYETGEQYGFGVREGDSELQTALNDGLATVQEDGTYEDLVAKWFK, encoded by the coding sequence ATGACGAAGCAAACACGGTTCGACCGGCGTGATTTCCTCAAGGCCACTGGTGTGGCTGGCACTCTGACACTCACGGGCCTGGCCGGATGTTCGGGGAACGGCGAGGACGGATCGGGGACGACGACGGCAGCATCGATGGAAATCGTCGCGGGCACGGCCCCCGGCTTTCCACCCTTCGAGGAGAAGGAGGGTGAGGAACTGGTCGGCTTCGACATCGACCTGCTCGAAGCGGTCGTCGAGGCGACCGACTACGAACTCGCCGGCTGGGAGGAGTACGAGTTCGGCTCGCTCTCCCCGGCCCTGCAGAACGACAAGATCGACGTGATCGCCGCCGCGATGACGATCAACGACGAGCGGGACGAGAGCATCGACTTCTCGGACCCGTACTACGACGCCAACCAGGCGATCCTGGTGGCCAACGATTCGGACTTCTCGCCGACTGAACTGGCTGATCTCGAAGGCCAGACGCTTGGCGCTCAGAAGGGGACGACTGGTGAATCGGTCGTCCAGGACACGCTTATCCCGGACGGGATCGTCTCCGAGGATCAATACAACAGCTACGGGAACTACGTCTTTGCCGTCGAGGACCTGGTCAACGGGAACATCGACGCCGTCGTGCTCGACACGCCGGTGGCCGATTCCTTCGTCGCCGAACGGGACGTATCCGTGGCGTTCACCTACGAGACGGGTGAACAGTACGGATTCGGCGTCCGCGAGGGCGACAGCGAGCTTCAGACCGCACTGAACGACGGCCTGGCGACGGTCCAGGAGGACGGCACCTACGAGGACCTCGTCGCCAAGTGGTTCAAGTAA
- a CDS encoding amino acid ABC transporter permease, whose protein sequence is MIATPASAALQAGDWAFVLDSWGYLSGGVLLTIALTIASILLGFLAGFPFGIIEVYGNRYLQTPVHLFGTVFRGTPLVVILIFAFFVFPIQRAFVAAILGLGLRSAAYQSQIFRGALSSIDEGQMEAARSIGMNQFQAIRHVVVPQALRRSMPGFQNEFTIVLKDTSLAYAIGMAELLTRTHDLFVQQTTAVLELFLFASAIYFVLTFSTNRALDALQNYFAIPDGDIR, encoded by the coding sequence ATGATCGCCACCCCTGCGAGCGCTGCCCTGCAAGCCGGCGACTGGGCCTTCGTCCTGGATAGCTGGGGGTATCTCTCTGGTGGCGTCCTCCTCACGATCGCACTCACCATCGCGAGCATCCTGCTGGGGTTCCTCGCGGGGTTCCCGTTCGGGATCATCGAGGTGTACGGCAACCGGTACCTGCAGACTCCGGTCCACCTGTTCGGGACCGTCTTCCGGGGGACGCCGCTCGTGGTGATCCTAATCTTCGCCTTTTTCGTCTTTCCCATCCAGCGTGCTTTCGTAGCCGCAATACTGGGTCTGGGACTCCGGAGTGCGGCCTACCAGAGCCAGATCTTTCGGGGGGCGCTCTCCTCGATCGACGAGGGCCAGATGGAAGCCGCCCGCTCGATCGGAATGAACCAGTTCCAGGCCATCCGGCACGTCGTCGTTCCCCAGGCACTTCGCCGTTCCATGCCGGGGTTTCAGAACGAGTTCACGATCGTCCTGAAGGACACCTCCCTGGCGTATGCGATCGGGATGGCCGAACTGCTAACTCGAACGCACGATCTCTTCGTCCAGCAGACCACCGCCGTGCTGGAACTGTTCCTGTTCGCGAGTGCGATCTATTTCGTCCTGACTTTCAGCACCAATCGGGCGCTGGATGCCCTACAGAATTACTTCGCGATCCCCGACGGTGATATCAGATGA
- a CDS encoding amino acid ABC transporter permease has translation MSGAQEDFRTPGIDVSIRGGIVLIPYAVFWGWLLSRWINDFLLPEGMGMPDGTPYLDPALVEPISESLAFAVRYLPELAAGAWGTLVITLVSITLGFLLAVPVSVARVYGRGTAWVALVFTELIRGTPLLAQLFVLYYGLQLSSWIRELPLVGVGIVPSQAFWVAIIGFTINSAAYQAEYIRSALLSVDRGQYQAGRAIGFSKLGAIRHVVLPQALRFAIPGWSNELVYLIKYSSLAAFITVPELFEMGRQIAADNFAYTSIFTLVALFYLAIIISASNVMGLVERRVHIPGLGRGTDR, from the coding sequence ATGTCGGGTGCCCAGGAGGACTTCCGAACCCCGGGAATCGACGTCTCGATCAGGGGCGGCATTGTCCTGATTCCCTACGCCGTGTTCTGGGGGTGGTTGCTCTCCCGCTGGATCAACGATTTCCTCCTGCCAGAAGGGATGGGCATGCCGGACGGTACCCCGTATCTCGATCCGGCACTCGTTGAGCCGATCTCCGAGTCACTCGCCTTCGCGGTTCGGTATTTGCCGGAACTCGCCGCGGGAGCGTGGGGGACCCTGGTCATCACCCTCGTCTCGATCACGCTCGGATTTCTGCTCGCGGTGCCGGTAAGCGTCGCGCGGGTGTACGGTCGGGGCACAGCCTGGGTCGCCCTCGTGTTCACCGAACTCATCAGGGGAACGCCGTTACTGGCCCAGCTGTTCGTCCTCTACTACGGGCTTCAGCTCTCCTCCTGGATTCGCGAGTTGCCCCTCGTTGGGGTCGGTATCGTGCCGTCCCAGGCCTTCTGGGTGGCGATTATCGGCTTCACGATCAACAGCGCCGCCTACCAGGCCGAATACATCCGCTCCGCGCTGCTTTCAGTGGATCGGGGGCAGTACCAGGCAGGGCGGGCCATCGGGTTTTCGAAACTCGGGGCGATTCGCCACGTCGTCCTCCCACAGGCGTTGCGCTTTGCGATCCCGGGCTGGTCGAACGAACTGGTCTACCTGATCAAGTACTCCTCGCTGGCGGCGTTCATCACGGTCCCCGAACTCTTCGAGATGGGCCGGCAGATCGCCGCGGACAACTTCGCGTACACCTCGATCTTCACTCTCGTGGCGCTGTTTTACCTGGCCATCATCATTTCGGCCTCGAACGTCATGGGGCTCGTCGAGCGCCGGGTCCACATTCCTGGGCTCGGGCGTGGGACTGACCGCTAG
- a CDS encoding GTPase, whose amino-acid sequence MARRTVIMGAAGRDFHDFNVCFRDDPDREVVAFTRAPNQNVGELPDVPERAYPAHLAGENYPEGIPIVPEANLESVIESRNVDEVVFSYSDVSHEHVMNQASRALAAGADFHIVGQSMMLQAEVPVVAVDAVRTGCGKSSVARKLAAILGESVDVAVVREPMPYGDEFEPVSRFEELGELDDAGVTIEEREEYEHHLAAGHVVFAGVDYQAVLDQAQDEADVIVWDGGNNELPFFEPDLHVVLADPLRPGHEIRYHPGETNLRIADYLLINKENSARAADIRTVVENAVDRNSGVEIIHADSVVTVPDPTRIEGQRVLAVEDGPTVTHGGAASGAALIAAEQFGAAEIVDPRPGAVGSIARVFERYDHLGPVLPAMGYSPEQIADLEQTIANVDCDLILAGTPIDLGRLVDVDVPIVNVRYDVEERGTPTLRSMVESHAAELGL is encoded by the coding sequence ATGGCACGACGGACGGTCATCATGGGCGCGGCCGGCCGGGACTTTCATGACTTCAATGTCTGCTTTCGGGACGACCCGGATCGGGAGGTCGTGGCCTTCACCCGGGCCCCCAATCAGAACGTGGGCGAACTCCCGGACGTCCCGGAGCGGGCGTATCCCGCCCATCTTGCGGGGGAAAACTACCCCGAGGGAATTCCGATCGTTCCCGAGGCCAACCTTGAATCGGTCATCGAATCTCGAAACGTAGACGAGGTGGTTTTCTCCTACTCAGATGTCTCCCACGAACACGTCATGAACCAGGCCTCGCGGGCGCTCGCGGCCGGTGCTGATTTCCACATTGTCGGCCAGTCGATGATGCTCCAGGCCGAAGTGCCGGTCGTCGCCGTCGACGCGGTTCGCACCGGCTGTGGGAAATCCAGTGTCGCCCGGAAGCTCGCAGCCATACTGGGCGAATCCGTAGACGTGGCAGTCGTCCGCGAGCCGATGCCCTACGGTGACGAATTCGAGCCCGTCTCTCGCTTCGAAGAACTCGGGGAGCTCGACGACGCCGGTGTCACCATCGAAGAGCGCGAGGAGTACGAACACCACCTGGCCGCGGGCCATGTGGTCTTTGCGGGCGTGGATTACCAGGCTGTGCTTGACCAGGCTCAAGACGAGGCCGACGTGATCGTCTGGGACGGTGGCAACAACGAGTTGCCCTTCTTCGAACCGGACCTCCACGTCGTGCTCGCCGACCCGCTTCGGCCCGGCCACGAGATCCGGTATCACCCCGGCGAGACGAACCTCCGGATCGCCGATTACCTGCTCATCAACAAGGAGAACTCCGCGCGAGCGGCCGATATTCGGACGGTGGTCGAGAACGCCGTCGACCGAAACTCGGGCGTCGAGATCATCCACGCCGACTCGGTGGTCACGGTTCCCGATCCGACCCGTATCGAGGGTCAACGAGTTCTCGCTGTCGAGGACGGCCCGACGGTCACCCATGGCGGCGCGGCCTCGGGCGCGGCACTGATCGCCGCCGAGCAGTTCGGCGCGGCCGAAATCGTCGATCCGCGTCCGGGGGCCGTCGGCTCGATCGCACGGGTGTTCGAACGCTACGATCACCTGGGCCCTGTACTCCCCGCGATGGGTTACTCGCCGGAACAGATCGCGGATCTAGAACAGACGATCGCGAACGTGGACTGTGATCTGATCCTGGCCGGAACGCCGATCGATCTCGGTCGTCTCGTGGACGTGGACGTACCGATCGTCAACGTCCGATACGACGTCGAGGAGCGTGGGACGCCGACGTTACGGTCGATGGTCGAATCCCACGCCGCGGAGCTCGGTCTGTGA
- a CDS encoding pyridoxal-phosphate dependent enzyme, translating to MNTFGTVTGFHCRNCETTFEAEQVGGYCPSCGGALTATWDIDETGLASVTAGRSPQTMWAYEGLLPFESDAAVTMGEGGTPLVDAPKLADSVGVSQLLVKDEGQNPTGSVVDRGLSLAMTAAARTDVRAISLAAPGAAGQSAAAYAARADLDATVYLPSRAAFERKAMTNVHGAALTVVQGRLQDTENRLRSDRNALELGTPLGPFEAPFRHVAHRTIAFELLAEMDRVPDAVVVPVGTGTVLVGIYTGLVTLRENGLLAELPSLYAVQPTGCAPIVDAWEGERPIEPVTVPDTVCGELEVPEPTGSEWVLDALHASGGGAVAVPDEVILDEGLTIARESGLELAPESAAGLAGLRELVSTGEIGAESTVVAVGTGTGGADLLRSRLEARPR from the coding sequence ATGAACACGTTCGGGACGGTGACGGGCTTTCACTGTCGCAACTGTGAAACCACGTTCGAGGCCGAACAAGTCGGAGGATACTGCCCGTCGTGTGGCGGCGCCCTCACGGCCACCTGGGACATCGACGAAACTGGGTTGGCGAGTGTAACCGCCGGCCGGAGCCCACAGACGATGTGGGCTTACGAGGGATTGCTCCCCTTCGAGAGCGATGCGGCTGTCACGATGGGCGAAGGTGGGACCCCTCTCGTGGATGCCCCGAAACTGGCGGATTCGGTCGGTGTGTCCCAACTGCTCGTCAAAGACGAGGGCCAGAACCCCACCGGCTCAGTTGTCGATCGCGGGCTGTCACTAGCGATGACCGCGGCGGCACGGACCGACGTGCGTGCCATTTCACTCGCCGCACCAGGTGCGGCCGGACAGTCGGCGGCGGCCTACGCCGCACGGGCCGACCTGGACGCGACCGTCTATCTGCCCTCGCGAGCGGCCTTCGAGCGGAAGGCAATGACGAACGTCCACGGCGCGGCGTTGACCGTCGTGCAGGGTCGACTTCAAGACACCGAGAACCGCCTTCGGAGTGACCGCAATGCGCTGGAGCTGGGGACGCCACTGGGCCCCTTCGAGGCGCCGTTTCGACACGTCGCCCATCGGACGATCGCGTTCGAACTCCTCGCGGAGATGGACCGAGTTCCTGACGCCGTCGTCGTCCCCGTGGGGACTGGAACGGTCCTCGTTGGGATCTACACCGGCCTCGTGACCTTGCGGGAGAACGGGCTGCTCGCCGAACTCCCCTCGCTCTATGCCGTCCAGCCGACTGGCTGTGCCCCGATCGTAGACGCCTGGGAGGGGGAGCGACCGATCGAACCTGTGACCGTCCCGGACACCGTCTGTGGCGAACTCGAAGTCCCGGAACCGACCGGAAGCGAGTGGGTACTCGACGCCCTCCACGCGAGCGGTGGTGGGGCCGTCGCCGTCCCCGACGAGGTGATTCTCGACGAGGGACTCACAATCGCGCGTGAATCCGGTCTCGAACTGGCACCCGAGTCAGCGGCCGGACTGGCTGGGCTCCGGGAACTCGTCTCGACTGGCGAGATCGGGGCCGAATCGACGGTCGTGGCGGTGGGGACCGGAACCGGAGGTGCGGACCTGCTTCGAAGCCGCCTCGAAGCACGCCCGCGGTGA
- a CDS encoding LysE family transporter: protein MLVALLSIVAGALLGLSLAAPPGPMNAVIAEESVNRGWRAGFAAGLGAMTADALFFLLAVAGLVAFIQNAPTLRGVMVGIGGLLMFFFAYGAVKGAGEFSGSDGASRAGFGKAFALAVTNPYQITWWLTAGVGLLDPGSVEAFGYSFAAMNGGLTITGFFAGIVLWITAFPAALRTAGNAVDALGRVVAYGSGTVLVWFGVAFLWDAGSTLGVI from the coding sequence ATGTTGGTCGCGCTGCTCTCGATCGTCGCCGGTGCGCTCCTGGGACTCTCGCTTGCGGCCCCACCCGGTCCGATGAACGCGGTGATCGCCGAAGAGAGTGTCAACCGCGGCTGGCGAGCGGGTTTTGCCGCCGGTTTGGGCGCGATGACTGCCGACGCGCTCTTTTTCCTCCTGGCCGTCGCAGGGCTGGTCGCGTTTATTCAGAACGCACCGACCCTCAGAGGCGTGATGGTCGGTATTGGCGGCCTGTTGATGTTCTTTTTCGCTTACGGGGCTGTGAAGGGTGCTGGTGAGTTCAGTGGCAGCGACGGCGCTTCCCGGGCGGGATTCGGGAAGGCCTTCGCGCTTGCGGTGACCAATCCCTACCAGATCACGTGGTGGCTGACAGCGGGCGTCGGACTCCTCGATCCCGGCTCAGTCGAGGCGTTTGGCTACTCGTTTGCAGCCATGAACGGCGGCCTGACGATCACCGGGTTCTTCGCCGGGATCGTCCTCTGGATCACGGCCTTCCCGGCAGCGCTCAGGACCGCCGGTAACGCCGTCGATGCGCTTGGTCGGGTGGTCGCCTACGGGAGTGGCACGGTGCTCGTCTGGTTCGGCGTCGCCTTCCTCTGGGACGCCGGGAGCACGCTGGGCGTTATCTAA
- the argF gene encoding ornithine carbamoyltransferase, which yields MKDVLDIDDLSEAEITALYDRTDELKADPDAFGDALQNESLVMLFAKPSTRTRISFESGMTELGGHAIHFAEESSQISRGESLLDTATVLSRYAGGIMARLFDHETLLELADGADVPVINGLTDKLHPCQALADGYTLREKGLLDGPLAYVGDGNNVAHSLMQLCATLDIPCRIATPNGYEPDEDIQERVADADVLVTNDPVEAVQGARAVYTDVFVSMGEADSKRADFEGFQVTEELMAETDDAAFMHCLPAHRGEEVSAAVMDGPNSIVYDQAENRKHVQKAILETVYE from the coding sequence ATGAAAGACGTACTCGACATCGACGACCTCAGCGAAGCGGAGATCACCGCACTGTACGACCGCACCGACGAACTCAAAGCCGACCCCGACGCCTTCGGCGACGCCCTGCAAAACGAGAGCCTGGTGATGCTCTTCGCGAAACCCTCGACGCGAACCCGGATCTCCTTCGAGTCCGGCATGACCGAACTCGGGGGCCACGCGATTCACTTCGCCGAGGAATCCTCACAGATCTCGCGTGGCGAATCGCTTCTGGACACCGCGACAGTCCTCTCCCGCTACGCGGGCGGGATCATGGCCCGCCTCTTCGATCACGAGACCTTGCTGGAACTCGCCGACGGTGCCGACGTGCCAGTCATCAACGGGCTGACGGACAAACTCCACCCCTGCCAGGCACTCGCCGATGGGTACACACTCCGGGAGAAGGGGCTCCTGGATGGCCCGCTCGCGTACGTCGGCGACGGAAACAACGTCGCCCACTCGCTCATGCAACTCTGTGCGACCCTCGACATTCCCTGTCGGATCGCCACCCCGAACGGGTACGAACCCGACGAGGACATTCAAGAACGGGTCGCCGACGCCGACGTGCTGGTGACGAACGACCCCGTCGAGGCGGTCCAGGGGGCACGCGCGGTCTACACCGACGTGTTCGTGAGCATGGGCGAGGCGGATTCGAAACGGGCCGACTTCGAGGGCTTCCAGGTCACCGAGGAACTGATGGCCGAAACCGACGACGCCGCGTTCATGCACTGTCTCCCCGCCCATCGTGGCGAGGAGGTATCCGCCGCGGTGATGGACGGCCCGAATTCCATCGTCTACGACCAGGCCGAGAACCGCAAGCACGTCCAGAAGGCGATCCTGGAGACGGTCTACGAGTAA